In Nerophis ophidion isolate RoL-2023_Sa linkage group LG12, RoL_Noph_v1.0, whole genome shotgun sequence, a single window of DNA contains:
- the LOC133563410 gene encoding zinc finger protein 469: MAGKTQQNHAVKELGTKSKQQDEGTAVEQRSDKTTEESSEHFSSTDTDARAGSREPKLDKVKKERGGTQQREAVIRPQQAGKIDFSSLQNRSKFATDRTWSSGKGSPQSPSGKGRGRDKSKRSGKTERGNTQHLYSLSITNPRSNLNIGIAYPQQKVSPATKLDTARGPVSGSYRFHTPSIPEREVEIQQEELNFSHSFQEASSNLTSPSYTSQALGSSSGSSSHQHLPVSQKQQSAAMENSIAQSGSQLILTDFQLNASNAWQSPERTFIGANYASSQKSTAHTDTNKTNNIVPGSFQYGYNFLEESTSDSFPCEHNPQSQDFTDSSLGSVHGTHNSCSFLPVEGPSVAQNNTKFSNEQQPETRSSYPHTQQSQFIQGVASSVHCPRNLSDDSASSDSTTVSIPQQSDHGKTALPEGKDNPGQVNGKDSAGIKRNCAPKDTTANQRTHIQASVQHTRNILHSQGTQMHFLSKTLNSSAVNHVHTGTVQFDKNINNKVLNGLTQSWEGPSKTFLPVAQNTIQYSDVTEKFQFQNQSAPDKRINLSKDNRMPWQPIRPPTANQNQVSRQISNQKVSYIVSPSEWQDDCKSHKNSLLKTSGSFPNSRTSDGFSNQRQETVKQVSTFKVEMSHAQLSETKNKALYFGLNQSIPVTSSRSYSYPPIQVPPMSLMMVSPYESPLPSPAHTPASSSTCSSLSPVSTSPVNSTSEDSQMSKSGTPLPFYQQPAQSKTQLAPDHLNTHPHQFHAETQRNLTYAPDRDKDNMMRYLQNNTQSKTTIDGSKGYMDSFGMEHHQPPPPYSAHQLFATSLANANLDQLDVLLTCKQCDQNFHNVASFLGHKQYCTQPNMPKIEDNGKFHTEPAKAVLPASNVSMSRCPSDLHLSLLGLNKNGELISESEAKADCKDDPMKLNLFSGSGSHPVPLPELEMEDAKLDSLITEALNGLGYQSDNAEIDSSFIDAFVDDDLNTVKLTNKQCVKTKESVLFENKDKQAADDSESSTQKYFYDTNHDSQKRNTPYNDNKLEKTPLNFEHDKKTNIKKETSPKNPKIASRENNREQASKGKEARKVYKSEDESTNTPRFLLSSKFSERCAVKSVQDSSALIQTSTSPTSRTAVKESKRRSTGGGTWSKELIHKIVQQKNKINKLHVKGSKNLQFSLVMERLTPTVQNPAFGEYDYVSDTDDECEPVKIASQGRLNQSSRCKYTYTKECKWRARSERDQAAWRHESKECFEVKKSEEISLSPEKHSSYRHKRRGSRSSTCSELSTSVSVSSDSINSPKSIERTELDCERKADIKKKDSPERKSNERCSPQKSCKDTGTLALTFTKSVKRCNTDGANIFGNKHSTENPTQYFPNAEIVDTRPSSAVTSFEKESFSKANEAIYHRKENAPTVTSSKNALECTDNLHSKEEDNKPLQFHSHSPTCNKETDPSIDKGTKVKRRQRPHSTQIKVSENTTFKEQSNSVCMAKEAISLVNELHTQPPASLCTTLMDEVCLSPSRNQGPLIQKDGIHLMPYSMDQDQDQGLIKSPLTFDTSSMFGDLAAFDSGLYSDMPKESFHSLENTIDKKEEFVSSFSPFLEQRDWNLIVSPVLPDEISQYKGSFDKGNEKKPDYSDVTLSLPEKIIDYSANLNSCASEDELEIKRIVNELENQLQTTKMETPLRQEDPKQLQMSKFSPLRLSEESENDTIDAPVPSETFTEPELPWSSPFQFDLVDRHNSPHSTIHSEAGTLEQYTETETDVSNTIIPLSPLHNDRKPEERNTETVIASETKDVLEQNQYTEKLMKNLEVISDSLFKNKSIISEHREPNVTFPASPQQESECGASDLAVKENHSEKEAITGAQNTFSPSNIREQKDNVEFILKESHSSLPHDTDHTIDVHQQITSQPSEPSENGINKVEMEFISDGLVPEESKLIESSHCSSVLDTHADEDSNTDRTMKVVQLSCNSPRHVTVSYEETDANNNGQLSSLDICKSTGIVVKTGEQSTDSHLNPKNVDLIKCEQSESTTKSRHSLVNHNVSLKPDLSVDVVSTSKPYSPILVEGNTEHSGTSITFQDIHSIGPNSQLVFIQKDSINDNDAKSSSFKSPQLNDSLKTEPSSAFNSIHKPEDILNVHDIREDLPVDFMASHQNSPCREDVEGGQCSFLHTYSPSSPLLATQTEMDIGDTQQSKYKSGVDQNSVQKPTSPAAKPEHQTEDCDETATAEIEYLISPPHLELPNSDTNIPSPLPVSCTVEPPVLLNGLDKGDSSYDFKLSPLNNKNNSDEPPQLTQYDYIPISSSLEAPVIDGLNYRCFSLGLASEDQCTNSSAGIANEDVKDRPGPDDSIKLTLLRKVESSSLAEAESTALPMQNISDCLLSPKSPILSESGPAVDLDECFNKVTSPKMGHNNPQQGKVLCEICFMCFRTVPGLKRHKVMKHMVRNEKPIGPQSTTVCHQGTSLIYEASQEGEKEHKDDSQPYRTRIDEMTETNGTLILKESVPESSTNKMAADTSTVARDETGNDKPVLLPKSKKNSKVRKNKNNEENSKLDPFSDDLLNMLKTDLLQAITPDFKSNGLQEQEHPERHRAETEKTLHCLTSNSGTETASRTKETTLTSETVGFNGLTDIDQITCTGLIEEVKVEGCTKGEVENTPFIEEITEEHNVNSQCLVEEVSEHKHSEGSITQEDLKNVSVEVKCEQNSISSDKQHSLTCLSPAPLTPSGITPDLKALLDDDTIFSQLFPRDEDAKRKKCPRVYSKRNKKQKLSSDSDVTQDGPPPPEAFTQDTNLYIENPDVKAFSDNPTKPCEYATISIDDTIMLNMCHNNTLKVPDVTPVSDGKQSDQEYNTKELSINPLNPFQIAVDKTPIEWSGIDAEPIVTPEPVICKADAPNTPGDVYTVEQSVSDSGHSIDIQNINTTFQLPEIQFFESNKDVTVAPPPASTDVENKDDEKSKKPTDRRGRKRQEGGMKVKDKQYKCKVCFTWFLTLGELNFHKLSHNPSPPPTCYMCVQRKFSSREQLRDHLWEKHAKNKTGIWTCGMCLKEISDVWMYNEHLREHATQFARRGQTQGSMLAIPGCFMQETAVKNFITSIMQHRPNKGNRESSKATKDQEKAFTANGTLEDEKTSVGPERKLNKPKSSSGRGSSKNTLTPLEVLHKTEAPKNVEMHPNCKDPSRDCHHCGKRFPKPFKLQRHLVVHNLEKIFLCHRCPVSYQEAQDLKEHLKTAHEETGEPDSKHTTLYTCELCADVMHVIKKSFICSTCNYTFSKKEQFDRHMEKHLSGGNKIFKFRGVHRPVKTSLPREDDCDSPASKKRRIISDSQQENSTDSGIASVCSLHHGQTSDTAKVSMLDDSTQTPTYDYRSDTNVKTEDIADDYSVLLVELEKCISVSLSESAAPKEEEIDQTPAANLDKEANGESTAEVKEEKESVCIRVETTKWPASQQNCSEGEEQSKADIDSASGHSEKSESLPSSKDFSSSLREHQVTAKRPEPQLAFEMTEQQREDERHPQRVSRQQAELKDKGGPIRSSVKVTDSTQVLHSKSSPNTNEDKETQRSQKKRKDVKSPNCIQRVSSPATQENFVMDSRPKKKYHPSKCLNPSMQRKSDAANDYAVFSSVRDDVVGNKLVSKCKTSTLGLQLKRSLLDSCTPKKADMVAPLGRDYKSKKGHVGRPLHTSISKVPSVPMNNSLNKSRPKQEVRSVESHSYRTAESQNHLLSQLFGQKLTSFKIPLRKDTSESIN, encoded by the coding sequence ATGGCAGGAAAGACTCAGCAAAATCACGCTGTTAAAGAGCTGGGCACTAAGTCCAAACAGCAGGATGAGGGCACAGCGGTGGAACAACGCAGTGACAAAACCACAGAGGAATCTTCCGAGCACTTTTCAAGCACAGACACTGATGCCAGAGCCGGCAGCAGAGAGCCCAAACTTGACAAAGTAAAGAAGGAGCGGGGCGGTACACAGCAGCGTGAGGCAGTTATTCGGCCACAACAGGCAGGCAAGATTGACTTCAGCTCGTTGCAGAACAGATCAAAGTTTGCCACTGACAGAACCTGGTCCAGTGGCAAAGGAAGTCCCCAATCACCAAGTGGAAAGGGGCGCGGTAGAGACAAGAGCAAGCGGTCTGGAAAGACAGAGCGCGGCAACACACAGCACCTGTACAGTCTCAGCATTACCAACCCTCGCTCCAACCTCAACATCGGGATCGCCTACCCACAGCAGAAGGTTTCACCAGCAACAAAACTGGACACCGCCCGTGGCCCGGTGTCGGGCAGCTACAGATTCCACACTCCCAGCATACCAGAGAGAGAAGTTGAGATACAGCAAGAAGAACTGAACTTCAGTCATTCTTTCCAAGAGGCCTCCTCAAACCTTACCTCTCCAAGCTATACCTCACAGGCACTGGGATCTTCAAGTGGGTCGTCGTCCCACCAGCATCTCCCTGTGTCACAGAAACAGCAGTCTGCCGCAATGGAAAATAGCATTGCACAGTCAGGCAGTCAGCTGATCTTGACTGACTTTCAGCTGAATGCCTCTAATGCATGGCAGTCCCCTGAAAGGACTTTTATTGGTGCTAACTATGCTTCATCGCAAAAATCCACTGCTCATACGGACACCAACAAGACGAACAACATTGTACCTGGTTCATTTCAATATGGATATAATTTTCTGGAAGAGTCGACCTCTGACTCTTTTCCCTGTGAACATAACCCACAATCCCAAGACTTTACAGACTCCTCTCTTGGTTCTGTTCATGGGACTCATAATTCATGTTCTTTTTTGCCTGTAGAGGGGCCAAGTGTTGCTCAGAACAACACCAAGTTCAGTAATGAACAGCAGCCGGAGACCAGAAGCTCTTATCCTCACACCCAGCAGTCACAGTTTATTCAAGGGGTGGCATCCTCTGTTCATTGTCCAAGGAATCTGAGTGATGACTCCGCCAGCAGTGACAGCACCACGGTTTCCATCCCGCAGCAGTCGGACCATGGGAAGACTGCCCTACCAGAAGGCAAAGACAATCCCGGACAGGTCAATGGTAAAGATTCAGCTGGGATTAAGAGGAACTGTGCCCCCAAAGACACGACTGCCAACCAAAGAACACACATCCAAGCAAGTGTACAACACACAAGAAATATTTTACACTCGCAAGGCACACAAATGCACTTTCTTAGCAAAACATTAAACAGTTCTGCAGTTAATCATGTTCACACAGGCACAGTGCAATttgataaaaacataaataataagGTTTTAAATGGGTTGACACAGTCCTGGGAGGGGCCTAGTAAGACATTTTTACCTGTGGCACAAAACACAATTCAGTACAGTGATGTGACTGAAAAGTTCCAGTTTCAGAACCAGTCGGCACCTGACAAAAGGATAAATTTATCGAAAGACAACAGAATGCCATGGCAGCCAATACGGCCACCTACTGCGAACCAAAATCAAGTATCGAGGCAAATAAGTAATCAAAAAGTGTCTTACATTGTTTCTCCCTCTGAGTGGCAGGATGATTGTAAATCACATAAAAATAGTTTGCTGAAAACCAGTGGTTCTTTTCCAAACAGCAGAACTAGCGATGGCTTTTCTAACCAAAGACAGGAGACTGTCAAACAGGTCTCAACATTCAAAGTAGAGATGAGTCATGCACAGCTAAGTGAAACTAAAAATAAGGCTTTATATTTTGGGCTCAACCAGTCTATCCCAGTAACTTCTTCCAGAAGCTATAGCTATCCACCAATACAAGTTCCACCCATGAGCCTCATGATGGTGTCACCTTATGAATCACCTTTACCCTCCCCAGCTCATACTCCTGCTTCCAGTAGTACTTGTTCCTCCCTCTCCCCTGTGTCCACCAGCCCAGTAAACAGCACTTCTGAGGATAGTCAGATGTCAAAGTCAGGAACCCCCCTCCCTTTTTATCAACAGCCAGCCCAGTCCAAAACCCAGTTAGCACCTGATCACTTAAACACGCACCCTCATCAGTTTCATGCGGAAACTCAGAGAAACCTTACCTACGCCCCAGACCGAGACAAAGACAACATGATGAGATATCTTCAAAACAACACACAGTCCAAGACAACAATAGATGGTAGCAAAGGTTACATGGACAGTTTTGGGATGGAGCATCATCAGCCTCCTCCGCCTTACTCTGCACATCAGCTGTTCGCCACTTCGTTAGCCAATGCTAATCTTGACCAGTTAGATGTACTTCTGACTTGTAAGCAGTGTGATCAGAATTTCCACAATGTTGCTTCATTTCTAGGACACAAGCAATACTGCACACAGCCAAACATGCCAAAGATAGAAGACAACGGGAAGTTCCACACAGAACCAGCAAAAGCAGTCTTACCTGCATCAAATGTGTCTATGTCAAGATGCCCTTCTGACCTTCATCTTTCTCTGTTAGGCCTTAACAAGAATGGAGAACTGATATCGGAAAGTGAAGCAAAAGCTGACTGCAAGGATGATCCAATGAAACTTAACTTGTTCTCGGGTTCTGGGAGCCACCCTGTTCCCCTCCCTGAACTAGAAATGGAGGATGCCAAGTTAGACAGCTTAATTACAGAAGCTCTGAACGGGCTTGGCTATCAGTCAGACAATGCGGAGATAGACAGTAGTTTTATTGATGCGTTTGTTGACGACGACCTCAACACTGTCAAAttaacaaacaaacagtgtgtgAAAACAAAAGAATCTGTCTTATTTGAGAACAAAGATAAGCAGGCAGCAGATGACAGCGAGTCTTCCACACAGAAGTATTTTTATGACACCAATCATGACAGCCAAAAGAGAAATACGCCGTACAATGACAACAAACTTGAGAAAACACCTCTGAATTTTGAGCACGATaagaaaacaaacataaaaaaagagaCCTCTCCTAAAAATCCCAAAATTGCCTCAAGGGAAAATAATAGGGAACAAGCCAGCAAAGGGAAAGAGGCGAGAAAAGTGTACAAGAGTGAAGATGAAAGCACGAATACACCAAGATTTCTCCTATCCAGCAAATTTTCTGAGCGCTGTGCTGTTAAAAGCGTTCAGGACAGTTCTGCACTCATACAGACCTCCACATCTCCAACCTCACGGACTGCAGTGAAAGAAAGCAAGCGCAGAAGCACTGGGGGCGGCACATGGAGTAAAGAACTTATAcataaaatagttcaacaaaAGAATAAGATCAATAAGCTCCACGTTAAAGGTAGTAAAAACCTACAGTTTTCCTTGGTGATGGAAAGGCTGACCCCTACTGTGCAGAACCCAGCATTTGGAGAGTATGATTACGTTTCAGACACAGACGATGAGTGTGAGCCCGTAAAGATAGCAAGCCAAGGTCGACTGAACCAAAGCAGTCGCTGTAAATACACATACACCAAAGAGTGCAAATGGCGAGCGAGGAGTGAGAGGGACCAAGCAGCTTGGAGACATGAGTCAAAAGAGTGTTTTGAGGTGAAAAAAAGTGAAGAGATTTCTCTTTCACCTGAAAAACACAGCTCCTATAGACACAAGAGGAGGGGTAGCAGGTCATCGACATGCAGTGAACTCAGCACATCTGTGAGTGTTTCAAGCGACAGCATTAACAGCCCTAAAAGCATCGAACGCACTGAATTGGACTGTGAGAGGAAGGCAGACATTAAAAAGAAAGACTCTCCAGAGCGGAAAAGCAATGAAAGGTGCTCCCCGCAGAAGTCGTGCAAAGACACTGGCACGCTAGCACTGACATTCACAAAATCAGTGAAAAGGTGTAATACAGACGGAGCCAATATTTTTGGCAACAAACATAGCACAGAAAACCCAACACAGTATTTTCCAAATGCAGAAATTGTTGATACAAGGCCATCCTCAGCAGTGACATCCTTTGAAAAAGAATCATTTAGCAAAGCAAACGAGGCGATTTATCATCGCAAAGAAAATGCCCCAACAGTCACCTCGAGTAAAAACGCACTAGAATGCACAGACAACCTGCACTCCAAAGAAGAAGACAACAAGCCATTGCAGTTTCATTCACACTCCCCTACTTGCAACAAAGAAACAGATCCCAGTATTGACAAAGGCACAAAGGTGAAAAGAAGACAGAGACCCCACTCCACACAGATAAAAGTGTCTGAAAACACTACATTTAAAGAACAGAGCAACAGTGTCTGCATGGCAAAAGAAGCCATTTCTTTAGTCAATGAGCTACACACACAACCGCCTGCATCTCTTTGCACCACACTAATGGATGAAGTTTGTCTCTCGCCAAGTCGCAACCAGGGTCCTCTCATACAAAAAGACGGAATCCACCTCATGCCCTACTCcatggaccaggaccaggaccagggcCTCATCAAATCTCCTCTTACATTTGACACATCGTCAATGTTTGGGGACCTCGCAGCATTTGACAGTGGCCTTTACTCTGACATGCCAAAAGAGAGCTTCCATTCATTAGAGAACACCATTGACAAAAAAGAAGAGTTTGTGTCCtcgttttctccttttttggaACAAAGAGACTGGAACCTAATTGTAAGCCCGGTGCTACCAGATGAGATTTCTCAATACAAAGGTAGTTTTGATAAGGGAAATGAAAAGAAACCAGATTACAGTGATGTAACGTTGTCTTTGCCAGAAAAAATTATAGACTACAGCGCAAATCTGAACAGCTGTGCTTCAGAAGATGAGTTAGAAATAAAGCGGATCGTAAACGAACTTGAAAACCAGCTGCAGACAACTAAGATGGAAACCCCACTCAGGCAAGAGGACCCAAAGCAGCTGCAAATGAGCAAATTCTCACCTTTACGGCTGAGTGAAGAGTCAGAGAATGATACCATAGATGCTCCGGTGCCTTCAGAGACTTTTACTGAACCAGAACTTCCATGGAGCAGTCCATTCCAGTTTGACCTGGTGGACCGACACAACAGTCCCCACAGTACTATTCACAGTGAGGCTGGGACCCTTGAGCAATACACTGAGACGGAGACTGATGTTTCAAATACAATAATCCCACTCTCGCCGCTCCATAATGACCGCAAACCAGAGGAAAGAAATACAGAAACGGTGATCGCAAGTGAAACAAAAGATGTCTTGGAACAAAATCAGTACACAGAAAAGCTGATGAAAAATCTGGAGGTCATATCTGATTCCCTATTCAAAAATAAATCCATTATATCAGAACACAGAGAGCCAAATGTCACTTTTCCTGCAAGTCCACAACAAGAAAGCGAGTGTGGGGCTAGCGATTTAGCGGTGAAAGAGAATCACAGTGAAAAGGAAGCAATTACTGGGGCACAAAATACATTTTCCCCTTCAAATATCAGGGAGCAGAAGGACAATGTTGAATTCATTCTGAAAGAGTCACATTCATCTCTCCCTCACGATACAGACCACACAATCGATGTACACCAGCAGATTACATCACAGCCAAGTGAGCCCTCAGAAAATGGTATTAACAAGGTTGAGATGGAATTCATTTCAGATGGGCTTGTACCTGAGGAGAGTAAGCTGATTGAATCTTCTCATTGCTCTAGTGTGTTGGATACACATGCCGATGAAGACAGTAACACAGACAGAACTATGAAGGTGGTGCAACTAAGTTGTAACAGCCCACGACATGTTACAGTTAGTTATGAAGAAACAGACGCAAACAATAACGGCCAGCtttcatcattagacatttgcaAGTCAACAGGGATTGTGGTGAAAACAGGAGAGCAATCCACTGATAGCCACTTGAATCCtaaaaatgttgatttaataaagtgCGAGCAGTCTGAAAGTACCACCAAAAGCAGACACAGTTTAGTTAATCACAATGTAAGTCTAAAGCCTGACCTGTCAGTGGACGTCGTCTCCACAAGCAAACCTTACAGCCCAATTCTGGTCGAAGGCAACACAGAACATTCGGGAACAAGCATAACATTTCAAGACATCCACTCAATAGGACCAAACAGTCAGCTGGTCTTCATCCAGAAGGACAGCATCAATGACAATGATGCTAAAAGTAGCTCCTTTAAATCCCCTCAACTGAATGACTCATTAAAAACTGAACCAAGTTCTGCTTTCAATAGCATTCATAAACCAGAGGATATTTTAAATGTTCACGACATTAGAGAggatcttcctgtggattttaTGGCAAGCCACCAGAATTCACCATGCAGAGAGGATGTGGAAGGAGGCCAGTGTAGCTTTCTACACACCTATTCACCTTCCAGCCCTCTTTTAGCAACACAGACGGAAATGGACATCGGAGACACTCAACAAAGTAAATATAAAAGCGGTGTTGACCAAAATTCagttcaaaaaccaacatcaccTGCTGCGAAGCCTGAACACCAAACAGAGGACTGTGATGAAACCGCAACAGCAGAAATTGAATATTTAATTAGCCCACCACATCTGGAACTGCCTAATTCTGACACCAACATACCTTCTCCACTTCCTGTGTCCTGCACGGTTGAACCACCAGTGCTATTAAATGGCCTGGACAAAGGGGATTCATCGTATGATTTCAAGCTGAGTCCtctaaacaataaaaacaactcAGATGAGCCTCCACAGCTGACGCAATATGACTACATACCAATTTCCAGTTCACTAGAAGCACCAGTCATTGACGGTCTGAATTACAGATGTTTTTCATTGGgtctagcatctgaagaccaATGCACAAATTCCTCAGCTGGTATTGCAAATGAAGATGTGAAGGATAGACCCGGTCCAGATGACTCTATCAAGCTGACTCTGCTTAGAAAAGTTGAATCATCATCATTAGCAGAGGCAGAGAGCACCGCACTTCCAATGCAAAACATTTCAGATTGTCTGCTCAGTCCTAAGTCACCCATCCTCAGTGAAAGTGGACCAGCAGTGGACCTTGATGAGTGTTTCAATAAAGTAACATCACCAAAAATGGGTCACAACAACCCTCAGCAGGGCAAAGTTCTCTGTGAAATCTGCTTCATGTGTTTTAGAACTGTGCCAGGTTTGAAGAGACATAAGGTCATGAAACATATGGTCAGAAATGAAAAACCTATTGGCCCACAAAGCACAACAGTGTGCCATCAGGGGACTTCGCTTATTTATGAAGCATCACAAGAGGGAGAGAAGGAACATAAGGATGATTCACAGCCCTACCGGACCAGAATAGACGAGATGACGGAGACAAATGGCACCCTAATATTGAAAGAATCGGTGCCTGAGTCATCCACAAATAAAATGGCAGCTGATACAAGTACAGTGGCTCGAGATGAAACGGGGAATGACAAGCCTGTATTGCTGCCCAAATCAAAAAAGAACAGCAAAGTTCGAAAGAACAAAAATAACGAGGAAAACTCAAAGCTTGACCCGTTCTCTGATGATCTTTTGAATATGTTAAAAACAGACCTCCTTCAGGCAATAACTCCTGATTTTAAAAGCAATGGTTTGCAGGAACAAGAACATCCTGAGAGACATAGAGCGGAAACAGAGAAAACACTTCACTGTCTGACTTCAAACTCTGGCACAGAGACTGCGTCCAGAACTAAAGAGACTACTCTTACAAGTGAAACTGTAGGATTCAATGGACTCACAGATATAGACCAGATCACATGCACAGGCCTCATTGAGGAGGTGAAAGTTGAAGGATGTACAAAAGGTGAGGTGGAAAATACTCCATTTATAGAAGAGATCACAGAAGAACACAACGTAAATAGTCAGTGTCTTGTGGAAGAGGTGAGTGAACACAAACACTCAGAGGGGAGCATTACCCAAGAGGATCTTAAAAATGTATCGGTGGAGGTCAAGTGTGAGCAGAACAGCATCTCTTCAGACAAGCAACATTCTCTGACTTGTTTGTCCCCAGCGCCTCTCACTCCTTCTGGCATAACTCCTGATTTGAAGGCCTTACTTGATGACGACACCATCTTCTCACAATTGTTTCCCAGAGATGAAGACGCAAAGAGGAAAAAGTGCCCAAGGGTATATAGCAAAAGGAATAAAAAACAGAAGCTTTCATCTGATTCAGATGTCACTCAGGATGGCCCGCCTCCACCAGAAGCATTTACACAAGATACAAATCTATACATAGAGAACCCAGACGTTAAGGCATTTAGTGACAACCCAACTAAACCCTGTGAATATGCAACCATATCTATTGATGATACCATTATGTTGAATATGTGCCACAACAATACACTGAAGGTCCCTGATGTCACACCAGTGTCAGATGGGAAACAAAGTGATCAAGAATACAACACAAAAGAGCTCAGCATCAACCCTTTGAATCCATTTCAAATCGCTGTTGATAAAACTCCCATTGAGTGGAGTGGCATCGATGCGGAGCCTATAGTGACCCCTGAGCCTGTCATCTGTAAAGCAGATGCGCCAAACACACCTGGTGACGTCTACACTGTGGAGCAGAGTGTCTCAGACAGTGGACACAGCATTGACATTCAAAACATCAACACCACATTTCAGCTTCCTGAAATTCAGTTCTTCGAGTCGAACAAAGATGTCACTGTGGCTCCTCCCCCTGCAAGCACTGATGTGGAGAACAAGGATGATGAAAAGTCTAAAAAACCTACGGACCGGCGAGGCCGAAAGCGACAAGAAGGTGGAATGAAAGTCAAAGATAAGCAGTACAAGTGCAAAGTCTGTTTCACTTGGTTCCTCACTCTTGGCGAACTCAACTTTCACAAGCTGTCACACAATCCGTCCCCGCCTCCGACCTGCTACATGTGCGTTCAGCGTAAGTTCAGCTCCAGGGAGCAGTTGAGAGACCATCTGTGGGAGAAACACGCCAAGAACAAGACAGGGATTTGGACGTGCGGAATGTGTTTGAAGGAGATCTCAGATGTGTGGATGTATAATGAGCATTTACGAGAGCATGCCACTCAGTTTGCCCGCAGGGGTCAGACTCAGGGCTCCATGTTGGCCATTCCAGGCTGCTTCATGCAGGAGACTGCCGTCAAGAACTTCATCACCTCCATCATGCAACACCGGCCCAACAAAGGCAATAGAGAGTCCAGCAAAGCCACTAAAGACCAGGAAAAAGCATTCACTGCAAATGGCACTTTGGAAGATGAGAAAACCTCAGTTGGGCCTGAGCGGAAGCTTAACAAACCCAAAAGCAGCAGTGGGAGAGGCAGCAGCAAGAACACACTGACACCTCTGGAGGTCCTCCACAAAACAGAAGCACCAAAAAATGTGGAGATGCACCCAAACTGCAAGGACCCCTCCAGGGACTGTCACCACTGTGGGAAGCGCTTCCCCAAACCGTTCAAACTCCAGCGACATCTGGTGGTCCACAATTTGGAGAAGATTTTCCTGTGTCATAGATGTCCCGTCTCTTATCAAGAAGCCCAGGACCTCAAAGAACATCTAAAGACAGCACATGAGGAGACGGGCGAGCCCGACTCCAAACACACCACCCTCTACACCTGCGAGCTCTGTGCTGATGTCATGCATGTGATCAAAAAGTCCTTCATCTGCAGCACCTGCAATTACACCTTCTCCAAGAAGGAGCAGTTTGATCGTCACATGGAAAAACACCTGTCGGGGGGCAACAAAATCTTCAAATTCAGAGGCGTTCACAGGCCTGTCAAAACATCTTTGCCCAGAGAAGACGACTGCGATTCTCCGGCGagtaaaaaaagaagaattaTTTCCGACAGCCAGCAAGAGAACAGCACAGACAGCGGCATTGCCAGCGTGTGCTCGCTGCACCACGGTCAGACCTCAGACACAGCTAAAGTGTCCATGTTGGATGACTCCACACAGACCCCCACGTACGACTACCGCAGTGACACAAATGTGAAGACGGAGGACATTGCTGATGATTACTCTGTTCTACTTGTGGAGCTGgagaaatgtatttctgtgagctTAAGTGAGTCTGCTGCCCCCAAGGAAGAGGAAATTGATCAAACACCCGCAGCTAACCTTGACAAAGAAGCTAATGGGGAATCGACAGCTGAAGTGAAGGAGGAGAAAGAGTCCGTGTGCATTAGAGTAGAGACCACCAAGTGGCCAGCATCTCAACAGAACTGCAGCGAGGGGGAAGAGCAGAGTAAAGCCGATATAGACTCAGCAAGTGGACACAGCGAGAAAAGCGAGTCGCTTCCGTCGAGTAAAGACTTTTCAAGCAGCCTTCGAGAACACCAGGTGACGGCAAAGCGACCTGAGCCACAATTAGCTTTTGAAATGACGGAGCAGCAGAGGGAAGACGAGCGTCATCCACAGAGAGTCAGCAGGCAGCAAGCGGAActaaaagacaaaggtggtcCCATCAGAAGCAGCGTGAAGGTGACAGATTCAACACAAGTCCTCCACTCCAAGTCTTCTCCCAACACAAATGAGGATAAAGAAACCCAAAGATCTCAGAAGAAAAGGAAAGACGTGAAATCTCCAAACTGCATACAAAGAGTTTCCTCCCCGGCGACTCAGGAAAACTTTGTCATGGACTCTCGGCCCAAGAAGAAGTACCACCCCAGCAAGTGCCTGAATCCTTCTATGCAAAGAAAATCAGACGCCGCCAACGACTACGCCGTTTTCTCCTCAGTGCGTGATGACGTCGTCGGCAACAAGCTCGTCTCCAAGTGCAAGACCTCAACCTTAGGGTTGCAGTTGAAAAGAAGTCTGTTAGATAGCTGTACGCCAAAGAAAGCTGACATGGTAGCCCCTCTCGGCAgggactacaaaagcaaaaaggGACACGTGGGACGGCCACTGCACACCTCCATTTCCAAAGTGCCCTCTGTTCCTATGAACAATTCCTTGAACAAATCCAGGCCAAAGCAGGAGGTGAGGTCCGTGGAGAGCCACTCCTACAGAACAGCAGAGTCCCAAAACCACCTCTTAAGCCAGCTCTTTGGCCAGAAACTCACCAGTTTTAAGATTCCTTTAAGGAAAGACACGTCCGAATCGATTAACTGA